In Carassius auratus strain Wakin chromosome 36, ASM336829v1, whole genome shotgun sequence, the following are encoded in one genomic region:
- the LOC113055139 gene encoding NADH-quinone oxidoreductase subunit B 2-like isoform X1: protein MASVMVPRLPTLGALNLRAISWFSAHEKAPLTARKHENTSSLVLFREESTALPPRASSAVSSKGEYIVTKLDDLINWARRNSLWPMTFGLACCAMEMMQMAAPRYDMERFGLLFRASPRQADVMIVAGTLTNKMAPALRKIYDQMPEPRYVISMGSCANGGGYYHYSYSVVRGCDRIVPVDIYIPGCPPTAEALLYGTLQLQKKIKREKRVRIWYRK from the exons ATGGCATCAGTGATGG TTCCCCGTCTTCCTACCCTTGGTGCTTTGAATCTAAG GGCCATTTCATGGTTTTCTGCTCATGAAAAGGCTCCTCTGACAGCCAGAAAGCATGAAAATACCTCAAG TCTGGTCCTGTTCAGAGAGGAAAGCACAGCTCTGCCACCAAGAGCATCTTCAGCGGTCAGCAGTAAGGGTGAATACATCGTCACCAAGCTGGACGATCTGATCAACTGGGCGCGCAGA AACTCCTTATGGCCCATGACCTTTGGCCTGGCATGTTGTGCAATGGAGATGATGCAGATGGCCGCCCCTCGTTATGACATGGAGCGGTTTGGTCTTTTGTTCAGAGCCAGTCCCAGACAGGCTGATGTCATGATAGTCGCCGGGACGCTAACCAACAAAATGGCTCCTGCATTGCGTAAG ATTTATGATCAAATGCCAGAACCCAGATACGTTATTTCCATGGGAAG CTGTGCTAACGGTGGGGGCTACTATCACTACTCTTACTCGGTGGTCCGGGGTTGTGATCGCATCGTCCCAGTGGACATCTACATCCCAG GTTGTCCTCCAACAGCAGAGGCTCTGCTTTATGGCACGCTGCAGTTACAGAAGAAGATCAAGCGAGAAAAGAGAGTGAGAATTTGGTATCGCAAGTGa
- the LOC113055139 gene encoding NADH dehydrogenase [ubiquinone] iron-sulfur protein 7, mitochondrial-like isoform X2 — MASVMVPRLPTLGALNLSLVLFREESTALPPRASSAVSSKGEYIVTKLDDLINWARRNSLWPMTFGLACCAMEMMQMAAPRYDMERFGLLFRASPRQADVMIVAGTLTNKMAPALRKIYDQMPEPRYVISMGSCANGGGYYHYSYSVVRGCDRIVPVDIYIPGCPPTAEALLYGTLQLQKKIKREKRVRIWYRK; from the exons ATGGCATCAGTGATGG TTCCCCGTCTTCCTACCCTTGGTGCTTTGAATCTAAG TCTGGTCCTGTTCAGAGAGGAAAGCACAGCTCTGCCACCAAGAGCATCTTCAGCGGTCAGCAGTAAGGGTGAATACATCGTCACCAAGCTGGACGATCTGATCAACTGGGCGCGCAGA AACTCCTTATGGCCCATGACCTTTGGCCTGGCATGTTGTGCAATGGAGATGATGCAGATGGCCGCCCCTCGTTATGACATGGAGCGGTTTGGTCTTTTGTTCAGAGCCAGTCCCAGACAGGCTGATGTCATGATAGTCGCCGGGACGCTAACCAACAAAATGGCTCCTGCATTGCGTAAG ATTTATGATCAAATGCCAGAACCCAGATACGTTATTTCCATGGGAAG CTGTGCTAACGGTGGGGGCTACTATCACTACTCTTACTCGGTGGTCCGGGGTTGTGATCGCATCGTCCCAGTGGACATCTACATCCCAG GTTGTCCTCCAACAGCAGAGGCTCTGCTTTATGGCACGCTGCAGTTACAGAAGAAGATCAAGCGAGAAAAGAGAGTGAGAATTTGGTATCGCAAGTGa
- the LOC113055140 gene encoding CTD small phosphatase-like protein 3 isoform X2, with amino-acid sequence MRLRSRNILNVNPTTPSRRRRAAPATPGPQLQTQDEVKVVEDCFSLDADEVPTAAKRPRRRRKALPTVDRKELDFKTPVSHLRDRRSSLNPAARSLYSPAARFLTPPRDGEQSNSGPMFSPEHCVFGYSAASTLSEDEENEEVFSPFTFIKNIPNRSQQSRPVSAVRDIPPKTRSTPAATLVLDLDETLVFSSLNVIQDAEYTFNTHFQDHKYMVYVIIRPHVKEFLQAMTKHFEMFVYTSAKKDYAEKIVDILDPNKKLFRHRLYQEDCACVLGHYIKDLTVLERDLSKTVILDNAPHTFPYHLMNMIPIKSWIGDQEDRELQKLIPYMEKLVHADDIRNVLKKRTDHFHRLLSED; translated from the exons ATGAGACTTCGGTcgagaaatattttaaatgtaaacccGACGACACCGTCCCGCCGCCGTCGAGCCGCTCCGGCGACACCGGGACCGcagcttcagacacag GATGAAGTAAAAGTTGTTGAAGACTGCTTCAGTCTGGACGCTGATGAAGTCCCAACAGCAGCCAAACGTCCACGAAGAAGGAGAAAAGCTTTACCTACTGTTGACAGAAAAG AGTTAGATTTCAAGACCCCAGTCAGTCACCTTCGGGACAGACGTTCCTCACTGAATCCTGCTGCTCGAAGCCTCTACTCTCCTGCAGCGCGTTTCCTCACGCCCCCAAGAGATg GTGAGCAGTCAAACTCAGGTCCCATGTTCAGTCCCGAACACTGTGTGTTCGGTTACAGTGCTGCCAGCACTCTTTCAGAGGATGAAGAGAATGAAGAAGTGTTCAGTCC TTTCACGTTTATTAAGAACATTCCAAATCGATCACAACAGTCCAGGCCCGTCTCAGCAGTGCGGGATATACCACCGAAGACGAGGAGCACACCTGCTGCCACCTTGGTGCTTGATTTG GATGAAACCCTCGTGTTCAGTTCACTCAATGTGATCCAAGATGCAGAATACACCTTTAATACCCACTTTCAAGATCACAAGTACATG GTCTATGTGATCATCAGACCACATGTCAAAGAGTTTCTGCAAGCCATGACCAAACATTTTGAG ATGTTTGTTTACACCTCTGCAAAAAAGGATTATGCAGAAAAGATTGTAGATATATTGGACCCTAATAAAAAGCTGTTTAG ACATCGTTTGTATCAGGAAGATTGCGCCTGTGTGCTTGGACACTACATTAAAGACTTGACTGTTCTGGAGAGAGACCTGTCAAAGACGGTCATCCTGGACAATGCCCCCCACACCTTCCCATATCAT CTGATGAATATGATTCCCATAAAGAGCTGGATCGGAGATCAAGAGGACCGTGAGCTGCAAAAACTCATTCCATACATGGAGAAACTAGTGCATGCG GATGACATcagaaatgttttaaagaagAGAACCGATCACTTTCACAGGCTGCTTTCTGAAGACTAA
- the LOC113055140 gene encoding CTD small phosphatase-like protein 3 isoform X1 has product MRLRSRNILNVNPTTPSRRRRAAPATPGPQLQTQDEVKVVEDCFSLDADEVPTAAKRPRRRRKALPTVDRKELDFKTPVSHLRDRRSSLNPAARSLYSPAARFLTPPRDVGEQSNSGPMFSPEHCVFGYSAASTLSEDEENEEVFSPFTFIKNIPNRSQQSRPVSAVRDIPPKTRSTPAATLVLDLDETLVFSSLNVIQDAEYTFNTHFQDHKYMVYVIIRPHVKEFLQAMTKHFEMFVYTSAKKDYAEKIVDILDPNKKLFRHRLYQEDCACVLGHYIKDLTVLERDLSKTVILDNAPHTFPYHLMNMIPIKSWIGDQEDRELQKLIPYMEKLVHADDIRNVLKKRTDHFHRLLSED; this is encoded by the exons ATGAGACTTCGGTcgagaaatattttaaatgtaaacccGACGACACCGTCCCGCCGCCGTCGAGCCGCTCCGGCGACACCGGGACCGcagcttcagacacag GATGAAGTAAAAGTTGTTGAAGACTGCTTCAGTCTGGACGCTGATGAAGTCCCAACAGCAGCCAAACGTCCACGAAGAAGGAGAAAAGCTTTACCTACTGTTGACAGAAAAG AGTTAGATTTCAAGACCCCAGTCAGTCACCTTCGGGACAGACGTTCCTCACTGAATCCTGCTGCTCGAAGCCTCTACTCTCCTGCAGCGCGTTTCCTCACGCCCCCAAGAGATg TAGGTGAGCAGTCAAACTCAGGTCCCATGTTCAGTCCCGAACACTGTGTGTTCGGTTACAGTGCTGCCAGCACTCTTTCAGAGGATGAAGAGAATGAAGAAGTGTTCAGTCC TTTCACGTTTATTAAGAACATTCCAAATCGATCACAACAGTCCAGGCCCGTCTCAGCAGTGCGGGATATACCACCGAAGACGAGGAGCACACCTGCTGCCACCTTGGTGCTTGATTTG GATGAAACCCTCGTGTTCAGTTCACTCAATGTGATCCAAGATGCAGAATACACCTTTAATACCCACTTTCAAGATCACAAGTACATG GTCTATGTGATCATCAGACCACATGTCAAAGAGTTTCTGCAAGCCATGACCAAACATTTTGAG ATGTTTGTTTACACCTCTGCAAAAAAGGATTATGCAGAAAAGATTGTAGATATATTGGACCCTAATAAAAAGCTGTTTAG ACATCGTTTGTATCAGGAAGATTGCGCCTGTGTGCTTGGACACTACATTAAAGACTTGACTGTTCTGGAGAGAGACCTGTCAAAGACGGTCATCCTGGACAATGCCCCCCACACCTTCCCATATCAT CTGATGAATATGATTCCCATAAAGAGCTGGATCGGAGATCAAGAGGACCGTGAGCTGCAAAAACTCATTCCATACATGGAGAAACTAGTGCATGCG GATGACATcagaaatgttttaaagaagAGAACCGATCACTTTCACAGGCTGCTTTCTGAAGACTAA